Below is a window of bacterium DNA.
GCCGCCCCGCGCTCGGCCAGGGTGGCCGGGCCCTGGGTGAGGCTGATCTCGCCGTGTGCGCCGCCGTGCAGGTAGCGCTTCACGCGCTCCGTGTTCTGCGCATCGTAGCCGCAGAGGTTCTCCGCCAGGTGGCTGAGGCCTTCGTTCAGCCAGAGCTGCTCGTCCGGACTGCTCGCGTTGCCCTGGAGGATGTAGCGCTGCCCCGTGTTGATCATGTGCTGGAATTCGTGCGCGAAGATGCTCTGCAGGGAGCTGATCGTCGCCTCCACGGGATGCGCGACCGGGCTGAATTGGGCCGTCGGATCCGGCACGATGGCGTAGAAGAACTCGCCGTGGTTGCTGGTCCCCGGGATATTGGTCCAGATGTCGAGGTCGATGGCGTTGAAGAAGCCGCCGATGTAGGAGCCGTCGTTCCAGGTGGTCATCGCGTTGACGACGGGACTGAGCAGGACGATCACCTTGCCGTTGGCATCCCGGTCGCTGGGCTGCCCGAAGGCGGCGACCTCGACGCCGTAGTCGACCTGGTCGAAGCGGTTGCCCAGTGTGTTCAGGTTGGGCTGCGGCAGGTTCGCCGGCGGCGTGTCGTCGTCCACGTAGATCAGCGTGTGTGTCCCCGTGTAGCGCAGCGTCGCCGTCACGCTCGTGTAGCTGGCAGGGTTCGTCGTCGAGCCGAAGGCCGTGTTCAAGCAGACGAAGGTCGCGCGCTCGCCCAGCGCCACCGCCGCACTGCGCGCCCTGCGTTCGCCCCGAAAAGGCGCGTCGCCGCGGTACTCGAGCAGGCGCCGGTGGAAGTCCAGGACTGGATCGGGGCTGCTCGCCGCGCGGCTGCGCCGGAAGGCCAGGCCTTCGACGCCGTAGCCGTCCTCGCCGTAGGCGTAGCCGGTGTCCTGCGGATCCCAGTACTCGAGGTTGTAGGGAATGAGCGCGTAGCGGCTCGTCGTCTCCGGCAGCGCCAGCTCGACCGTCGCCGCCCCGGCGGTGAAGGGGTGGTCCTCCACCTCGCCGAGGGGCTGGATCACCTCGACCGCGAAGCTCTCGGGGGCCGCCTGGTGCCCGACGCTGAGGGTCAGGTCGTAGATGCCGGGCGGCATCTGGGCCGGCACGCGGGCGCCCAGGTGCGTCTCGCTCGCGGCGACCACCTCCATCGCCAGCGTCCCCAGCCGGAGCTCGTTGTAGGCGGGCGTCGGGCAGAAGTTGTCGCCGGAGATGGTGAGCAGATCGCCGGGATCGACCGGCGTGATCGGGTTCACGGCGCTGATCGTGGGCGGGAGATCCGCTGTTTTCTGCGCCGCCGCGTCCGCCAGCCCGGCGGCGCTGGCCGTCAGCGACTGCTCGCCGAGGGCAGGACCGAGGGTCCAGGCGGCGGCGAGCTCGCCGGCGGCGCCCGTCTGCCCGGCGGCGGGCAGGACGCTGCCCCCCGCAGCGGCCGCGAGTGCGATCGCCACGCCCGGAACGCCGTTGCCGTAGACGTCCTGGGCCTCGACGCGCAGGGGGGCGAGCAGGGTCTCCCCCGGCGCATCCTTCTGGCCGCTGCCCGCCGCCCAGACGAGGGCCGCCGGCGGCCCGGGCAGGGCCCGCGCGCCCATCGCCTCGACCTCGTCGATGTCCAGGCTCGCGCCGCGCGGCCGGATGACCAGCGTGTCGGCCGCGGTGCCGAGGGTGAGCTGCGTGCTCACCTGCCCGGCGGCGTCCGTGCTGTCCGTGGCGGGATCGAAGCTGCCGCTGCCCTCGTCCAGCACGAAAACGATCTCGACGCCGGCCACCGGCGCACCATCGCCATCCGTGAGCGCGAAGACGAGGGCTTCCGGCAGCGCCTCCCCCACGGCGCCGCTCTGGCCGTCGCCGGCGAGCGCCGCCAGGCGGAAGGGGGCGCCGGCCACGAGGTCCGTGAAGCTGCTCAGGTTGCCGGCCGCGTCCTCGGCGCGGAGCCGGATCGTGTCGAGCAGCTCGCCGGCCAGGCGCAGCGCGAAGGCGCCGTTGCCGCCGGCCGCGCCGGCCGCCGTCCCGGCGCTGCCCAGGTTGCTGGCGCGCACCGTGGCGCCGCCCTCTACCGCCCCGGCCTGGCCGGTGATGGTCAGCATCCCCTGGCCGTCCGGCGCCGAGACGCGGATCAGGGCCGCAACCGGCGCCGTCGGCGGCACGACGTCGATCGCCTCGCTCTTCTTCTCGCAGGCGGCCCCGAGTCCGAGCAGGAGCAGCGGCAGGCAGCCGCGCAGAAGATGCCGCAGGAGCGGGCGTCTCACGCCGGTGGCGGTCACGTTCACCGTCCTTGGTGGTGGGAAGCGATCCAGGTGGGCCGGCCGGCGCGCACCGTGAGGGCCGGCGTCACTTCGCCCCTGAAGTAATCGGCAGCCGGATCCCGCTCCACAAGGCAAAAGTCAGCGGAATGACCGGGCAGCACGCGCCCCCATTCGACCTCGCGACCCGCGGCGCGCGCCGCGTCGCCCGTGACGGCGGCGATGGCCGCCTCCGGCGCGTCCGTCGCGCCGCCGAAGACCTCAGGATCGACCGCCGCGCGCAGGGCAGGCCAGAGCGCGGCCGGCATGCCGTCGGTGCCGTAGGCGAGGGTGGCTCCCACCCGGCGCCAGTCAGCGGGACCCCCGAAGCGCGCCCGCCAGCCCTCGCCCAGGGCGCGCGCATAGAGCCCGCCCTGGCGCCCCCAGCGGTCCATGAAGTTCGGCTGCATGCAGACGGCGAGGTCCAGCGCGGCCGCGCGCTCCGCCTGGCCGGGCAGGAGCAACTCGACGTGCTCGAGACGCGCGCGCCCGGCCGGTGGGCGCAGCGCCGCGAGGCAGTCCAGGGCCTGGGCGAGGGCGCGCTCGCCGATCGCGTGCAGCGCGACGCTCCAGCCGGCCGCCAGCGCCGCCGCCAGTTCCGAGCGCAGCGCCGCGTCCCCGTAGAGGAGTTCGCCGGTGCCCCCCTCGACGTATGGCGCCGCCACGGCGGCGCTGCGGCCGCCGATGGAGCCGTCGAGGAAGAACTTCCGGCCCAAGGGGCGGCCGGGGCCGGGCGCGCCGTCCGTGGGCAGCTCAGCCAGCGGGCCGGCGTGGAAGTACTCGACGCGCAGCGGGAAGTCCGCCGGCAAGGCGGCGGCCAGCGCCGGCAGGTCGGCGGCGCCCATGTCGGTGACCGCCGTCAGCCCTTGCCGGGCCAAGTCGCTGGCCGCCTTCGCGGCCGCTTCGAGCAGCTCCGGCTGCCCGAGGGGAAAGCGCCGCGCGAGCGCCACGGCCTCCCCCTCCAGCAACAGGCCCTCGCTCGCCGGCTGGCCGAGAAGGCGCAGGGCCTCGCCGTTCGCCACCGCCACGTGCCCGCAGACGCGGATGAGGCCGACCGGGCGGCCCGGCAGCAGCGCGTCGAGTTCGCGGCGGGTGGGAAAGCGAGGCTCGTCCCAGGCGCTCTCGTCCCAGCCCACGCCGATGAGCGGCCCCGCGCTCTCGGCGGCGCTGGCCTGGAGCCGTTCCCAGAGCTCGCTGCGGCGGCGAACTCCGCTGAGGTCCACGCGCAGGCGGCGCCGGGCCTCGTGGAACAGGTGGAGGTGGGCATCGCAGAGCCCGGGCAGCAGGGTCCAGCCACTGAGATCCAGCGCGCGCGCCTCGCCGCCGGGCTCGACGAAGCGCGCCCCGGCGAGCTGGACGCTGCCGGCCGCCGCCGGGCGGCCATCGCCGCGCTGCACGCGCAGTCCATCCAGGCGGAGGGCGCCCGCCGGCTCGCCGGCGAGCAGGACAGCGAGTTCGGCTGGCGTGGCGCGCATGGACCCTCCCTTGCAGCCGGGCGCTCCCAGCCCTTATAAGTCCCGAGGACATGAGCCCGCAAGCCATCCCTCCCCGCCGTCCCCCGCCCCGCGCCTGGCGCTGGCTGATCTTCATCGGCCTCGCGCTGGTCCTGGCCGCCTGGCTGGCCACCAGACTCCTGCCCCGCCTGGGGGGCCGCCTGCCCGGCCTGGACTGGGGCAAGCGCGGCGGCACCGACTGGAGCCAGGTGGAGGTGGTCTGGGAGTCGGCCGGCGCTCCCGCTGGCCCCGCCTCACCCGCGAGCGACGCGGCGCCCGCCGCAGACACGCCGGCGCCGATACCGGCCGCGGAGCGCCCGGCCGCGACGGCTCCGGGGAGCGGGCCCGCCGCTGCGGAGCCTGCGCGCCCCGCGGGGCCGGCCGCTGCCGGCGGCGAAGCGAGCGCGGGTTCCGGCGGCCCCGCCGCAGCGCCCGGCCCGAGCAGCGCCGCCCCGGGCAGGGACTCCCCGCGCATCCTGCAAGCGGCCTGGCCGAGTCGCGCCCTGCTCGCTGGCCTCAGGGCGAGCGGCCGCCTGCGCTACCGCCTGCGCGTGGAGCCGGACGGCCGCGTCTCCGCGCACGAGCTCCTGGACGACGGCGGCTTCGACTGCGATCCTTGCCGGCGCGAGGCCGAACGCATCATCGGCGAGCTGCGCTTCGCGCCGGGCACGGTCGACGGTCGGCCCGTGGCCTGCTGGGTTCCCTACGAGATCAGCTTCGACAGAGGTGGACGATGAAGCACGACCTGGCGGCGGTGCAGGCGGCCATCCGCGCGGAGGGCCTGGCCGGCTGGCTGCTCTACGACTTCCGCGGCGCCAATCCCATCGCGCTGGAACTGCTCGCGGTGCCCCCCGGCGCGCTGCTCACGCGGCGCTTCTTCTACTGGATCCCGGCGGCGGGCGAGCCGCTGCGCCTGCAGTCCAGCGTCGAGGCCCACCACTTCGCTTGGCTGCCCGGCCGGCAGCGCCTCTTCAAGGGCTGGCGGGAGCTCGAGGCCCTGCTCGGCCAGACGCTCCCTCAGGGCGCGCCGATCGCCATGGAGTACTCGCCCGGCGGCGCCCTGCCGACGGTCTCCTACGTCGACGGCGGCACCCTCGAGTGGCTGCGCGGCCTCGGCCTCGCGATCGTCAGCTCCGCCGAGCTCGTCCAGCGCCTGGA
It encodes the following:
- a CDS encoding amidohydrolase family protein gives rise to the protein MRATPAELAVLLAGEPAGALRLDGLRVQRGDGRPAAAGSVQLAGARFVEPGGEARALDLSGWTLLPGLCDAHLHLFHEARRRLRVDLSGVRRRSELWERLQASAAESAGPLIGVGWDESAWDEPRFPTRRELDALLPGRPVGLIRVCGHVAVANGEALRLLGQPASEGLLLEGEAVALARRFPLGQPELLEAAAKAASDLARQGLTAVTDMGAADLPALAAALPADFPLRVEYFHAGPLAELPTDGAPGPGRPLGRKFFLDGSIGGRSAAVAAPYVEGGTGELLYGDAALRSELAAALAAGWSVALHAIGERALAQALDCLAALRPPAGRARLEHVELLLPGQAERAAALDLAVCMQPNFMDRWGRQGGLYARALGEGWRARFGGPADWRRVGATLAYGTDGMPAALWPALRAAVDPEVFGGATDAPEAAIAAVTGDAARAAGREVEWGRVLPGHSADFCLVERDPAADYFRGEVTPALTVRAGRPTWIASHHQGR